In Buchnera aphidicola (Brachycaudus tragopogonis), the following are encoded in one genomic region:
- the recD gene encoding exodeoxyribonuclease V subunit alpha, giving the protein MITLLKKAVKIKILRPIDFYFAEFVAQKNTIVMLVAACVSFESKNGHTFLPIKYFEKNCFFSSMDKQFIKKILISLEKKINWSVELLKHESVSNGSYVTPLILSKNKIYLYKMWKAENSIVKYLYKKNKENKVNFKKCSKILDDLFPENIRNTQKIAVALTLINNITFIMGGPGTGKTTTILKIIIALIKSSEKSIKIQLSAPTGKATRRLTEIIKNNIFDTHLLQKEKNYLPSNAVTIHQLLGIEKISQKSFFNQNNLLDLDVLIIDETSMIDILMIEKIFNAVSKNTKLIFIGDHNQLCPIESGSILKNIFYYTNNGFNYKTLSILKKITGYKIYAEKNKITTDIISNNICILNKNYRFNKNSGIYILSNAIHNENQDVIKNLFKNSIKNIFFDETNTIKQYQQMIEKITLDYTNFWKKINTKSTMQEIIETFQNYQVLCILHDGLFGVKTLNKKIEENMHQKKMIQYFHINNQLWYIGKPIMITSNDTILDVFNGNVGITNVNNQGLLQVSFLKEKNVIQHIPINVLKNYETAWAITVHKAQGSEFMNTSLILPNFYSNVLNKDILYTGVTRSRNKLNIFSNKEIFMKTILKNAKKNRFT; this is encoded by the coding sequence ATGATTACATTATTAAAAAAAGCTGTAAAAATAAAAATTCTTCGTCCAATTGATTTTTATTTTGCAGAATTTGTTGCGCAAAAAAATACTATTGTAATGTTAGTGGCAGCATGTGTTAGCTTTGAAAGTAAAAATGGTCATACTTTTTTACCAATTAAATATTTTGAAAAAAATTGTTTTTTTTCTAGTATGGATAAACAATTTATAAAAAAAATTTTAATTTCTTTAGAAAAAAAAATCAATTGGTCTGTAGAATTATTAAAACATGAATCTGTAAGCAATGGTTCTTACGTTACACCTCTAATCTTATCTAAAAATAAAATATATCTTTATAAAATGTGGAAAGCTGAAAACAGTATTGTAAAATATTTATATAAAAAAAATAAAGAAAATAAAGTCAATTTCAAAAAATGCTCAAAAATATTAGATGATTTATTTCCTGAAAATATTAGAAATACACAAAAAATAGCAGTAGCACTTACTTTAATTAATAATATAACATTTATTATGGGTGGACCAGGAACTGGAAAAACTACTACTATATTAAAAATAATTATTGCATTAATTAAAAGTTCAGAAAAATCAATTAAAATTCAATTATCTGCACCTACAGGAAAGGCAACAAGACGTTTAACTGAAATAATAAAAAATAACATTTTTGATACTCACCTTCTTCAAAAAGAAAAAAATTATCTTCCATCTAACGCTGTAACTATTCATCAATTGTTAGGAATTGAAAAAATATCACAAAAAAGTTTTTTTAATCAAAATAATTTACTCGATTTAGATGTATTAATTATTGATGAAACATCAATGATAGATATTTTAATGATTGAAAAAATATTTAACGCTGTATCAAAAAATACTAAATTAATTTTTATAGGAGATCACAATCAATTATGTCCAATAGAATCAGGATCTATTTTAAAAAATATTTTTTATTATACTAATAACGGATTCAATTATAAAACTCTATCAATCCTTAAAAAAATTACAGGATATAAAATATATGCTGAAAAAAATAAAATAACAACTGATATTATCAGCAATAATATATGTATATTAAATAAAAACTACAGATTTAATAAAAATTCAGGCATCTATATTTTATCGAACGCCATACATAATGAAAACCAAGACGTGATAAAAAATTTATTTAAAAATTCTATTAAAAATATTTTTTTTGACGAAACTAATACTATAAAACAATATCAACAAATGATTGAAAAAATCACTTTAGATTATACAAATTTTTGGAAGAAAATTAACACAAAATCGACAATGCAGGAAATAATAGAAACATTTCAAAATTATCAAGTATTGTGTATATTACATGATGGTCTATTTGGTGTAAAAACATTAAATAAAAAAATAGAAGAAAATATGCATCAAAAAAAAATGATTCAATATTTCCATATTAATAATCAATTATGGTATATAGGAAAACCTATTATGATTACTTCTAATGATACAATACTAGATGTATTTAATGGTAATGTAGGTATTACTAATGTCAATAATCAAGGTTTATTACAAGTTTCATTTTTAAAAGAAAAAAATGTAATTCAACATATTCCTATAAATGTTTTAAAAAATTATGAAACAGCTTGGGCTATTACTGTACATAAAGCACAAGGTTCTGAATTTATGAATACATCTTTAATACTACCAAATTTTTATTCAAATGTTTTAAATAAAGATATTTTATATACTGGTGTTACAAGATCTCGGAATAAATTAAATATTTTTTCTAATAAAGAAATTTTTATGAAAACTATTCTAAAAAATGCAAAAAAAAACAGATTTACATAA
- the argA gene encoding amino-acid N-acetyltransferase has translation MKERTTELVQGFRHSVPYINAHRGKTFVIMLGGEAIKYGNFYGIINDIGLLHSLGIRLVVVYGSCPQINANLNEKNIKIIYHKYTRITDLASLEQVKQAAGRLQLDITARLSMSLSNTPLQGANINVVSGNFIIAQPLGVDDGIDYCHSGRIRRIDKRAIDCQLKNGAIVLIGPVAVSVTGESFNLTSEEIATQVSIELKAEKMIGFCSKQGVIDHEGKIISELLPDDIKHKINELEQKGDYISSTVRFLRGAIKACKRGVNRSHLISYHKNGALLQELFSRDGIGTQMVMESAEKIRRASINDIGGILELIRPLEKKGILVRRSREQLEIEVDKFTIIERDNLTIACAALYPFLKEKIGEMACVAVHPDYRNSSRGDVLLKRIKIHAQEMNLRKIFVLTTKSIHWFQERGFMLVDVEMLPESKKKMYNYQRRSKILMIDIF, from the coding sequence ATGAAAGAACGTACTACTGAATTAGTTCAGGGTTTTCGTCACAGTGTTCCTTATATTAATGCTCATCGAGGAAAAACATTTGTAATAATGTTAGGTGGTGAAGCAATTAAATATGGAAATTTTTATGGTATTATTAATGATATAGGATTATTACATAGTTTAGGTATTCGTTTAGTTGTTGTCTACGGTTCTTGCCCTCAAATAAATGCTAATTTAAATGAAAAAAATATTAAAATTATATATCATAAATATACACGTATTACTGATTTAGCGTCTTTAGAACAAGTAAAGCAAGCAGCAGGAAGATTGCAACTTGATATTACAGCACGTTTATCAATGAGTTTAAGTAATACTCCTCTGCAAGGTGCTAATATTAATGTAGTAAGTGGTAATTTTATTATTGCACAACCATTAGGTGTAGACGATGGTATAGACTATTGTCATAGTGGTCGAATTAGAAGAATTGATAAAAGAGCAATTGATTGTCAATTGAAAAATGGAGCTATAGTTTTAATTGGTCCAGTAGCCGTGTCTGTAACAGGAGAAAGTTTTAATTTAACTTCTGAAGAAATTGCCACTCAAGTAAGTATTGAATTAAAAGCAGAAAAAATGATAGGTTTTTGTAGCAAACAAGGAGTAATAGATCATGAAGGTAAAATTATTTCTGAATTACTTCCTGATGATATAAAACATAAAATTAATGAATTAGAACAAAAAGGTGATTATATTTCTTCTACTGTTCGTTTTTTAAGAGGGGCAATAAAAGCTTGTAAAAGAGGAGTTAATCGTAGTCATTTAATTAGTTACCATAAAAATGGAGCTTTACTGCAAGAACTTTTTTCTCGTGATGGTATTGGTACACAAATGGTAATGGAATCAGCAGAAAAAATAAGAAGAGCTAGTATTAATGACATTGGAGGGATATTAGAATTGATTCGACCTTTAGAAAAAAAAGGTATTTTAGTTCGTAGATCAAGAGAACAACTAGAAATAGAAGTTGATAAGTTTACTATTATTGAACGTGATAACTTAACAATTGCTTGTGCAGCATTATATCCTTTTTTAAAAGAAAAAATAGGGGAAATGGCTTGTGTAGCAGTTCATCCTGATTATCGGAATTCTTCTAGAGGAGATGTATTGTTAAAAAGAATCAAAATTCATGCTCAAGAAATGAATTTAAGAAAAATTTTTGTATTAACAACTAAAAGTATTCATTGGTTTCAAGAGCGAGGTTTTATGTTAGTAGACGTGGAAATGTTACCTGAAAGTAAAAAGAAAATGTATAATTATCAACGGCGCTCTAAAATTTTAATGATTGATATATTTTAA
- the mltA gene encoding murein transglycosylase A: MKKKIVIIFLSIFSIFIISCKSQTTNQGQQYKKKFKNDLTEIRKINIKNQIINSKALLIQIKKIKVSSPRLYFKNKIIYQAIENWLKTKSNINDFYKFGIHLFQMKGVDNYGNVKISGYYTPIIKAKKHQQNNFIYPIYSTPYNVKKHKLLPKRKEIYNGILDKKYILAYSNSLVDNFIMEIQGSAFIDYGNNQPLTFFSYSGNNGWPYKGIGQILINRGEIQKKNMSMQAIKTWCKKHTIKEIRNLFEENKSFVFFKETKKTEVYGASAVPLIEKTSIAVDNSIIKNGSIILLQIPLLNKNGIFINKYEMRLVIALDVGGAITGQHFDVYEGIGEKAGILAGFYNHYGYAWILNKK; the protein is encoded by the coding sequence ATGAAAAAAAAAATAGTTATAATATTTTTAAGTATATTTTCTATATTTATAATTTCTTGTAAAAGTCAAACAACAAATCAAGGACAACAATATAAAAAAAAATTTAAAAATGATTTAACAGAAATACGAAAAATAAATATTAAAAACCAAATAATAAATTCAAAAGCGTTGCTTATTCAAATTAAAAAAATTAAAGTATCATCACCACGTTTGTATTTTAAAAATAAAATTATTTATCAAGCAATTGAAAATTGGTTAAAAACAAAATCTAATATCAATGACTTTTATAAATTTGGGATACATTTATTTCAAATGAAAGGTGTAGATAACTATGGAAATGTCAAAATAAGTGGATATTATACTCCCATAATAAAAGCTAAAAAACATCAACAAAATAATTTTATATATCCAATATATTCAACACCTTATAATGTTAAAAAACATAAACTCTTACCCAAAAGAAAAGAAATATACAATGGAATTTTAGATAAAAAATATATTTTAGCTTATAGTAATTCTTTAGTAGATAATTTTATAATGGAAATCCAAGGTAGTGCATTTATAGATTATGGAAATAATCAACCATTAACTTTTTTTAGTTATTCAGGCAACAATGGATGGCCTTATAAAGGAATCGGTCAAATTTTAATTAATCGTGGTGAAATACAAAAAAAAAATATGTCTATGCAAGCCATTAAAACCTGGTGCAAAAAACATACAATAAAAGAAATAAGAAATTTATTTGAAGAAAACAAATCTTTTGTTTTTTTTAAAGAAACTAAAAAAACAGAAGTATATGGTGCGAGTGCTGTCCCACTAATTGAAAAAACATCAATCGCAGTAGATAATTCTATAATAAAAAATGGTAGTATAATTTTATTACAAATACCTTTACTTAATAAAAATGGTATATTTATTAATAAATATGAAATGCGTCTAGTTATTGCTTTAGATGTAGGAGGTGCTATTACAGGTCAACATTTTGATGTTTATGAAGGAATCGGTGAAAAAGCTGGAATATTAGCTGGTTTTTACAATCACTACGGATATGCTTGGATATTGAACAAAAAATAA
- the ribE gene encoding 6,7-dimethyl-8-ribityllumazine synthase → MKKIESGIVAKNASIAIIIARFNEFINKNLLSGALDTLKRIGQVSTENILKIYVPGTYEIPVVASYIANSNKYDAIIVIGTIIKGKTDHFKYIASDTTSNLSKISTQFFIPITLGILTTNSIEQSVERAGTKMGNKGSEAALAALEMINIMQDLKKTL, encoded by the coding sequence ATGAAAAAAATTGAATCAGGAATTGTAGCTAAAAACGCATCTATTGCTATTATTATTGCTAGATTTAATGAATTTATTAATAAAAATTTGTTATCAGGCGCATTAGATACATTAAAAAGAATAGGTCAAGTAAGTACAGAAAATATTTTAAAAATATATGTTCCTGGAACATATGAAATACCAGTTGTAGCGAGTTATATCGCCAATTCTAACAAATATGATGCTATTATTGTCATAGGAACTATTATTAAAGGCAAGACTGATCACTTTAAGTATATTGCTAGTGATACTACTAGTAATCTTTCAAAAATTAGCACTCAGTTTTTCATACCTATTACATTAGGAATATTAACAACAAATAGCATTGAACAATCAGTTGAAAGAGCTGGTACAAAAATGGGTAATAAAGGTTCTGAAGCGGCTTTAGCAGCATTAGAAATGATTAATATTATGCAAGATTTAAAAAAAACACTATAA
- the thiL gene encoding thiamine-phosphate kinase codes for MKYTEFEIISKYFQRNQKKNLNEIKKGIGDDSALIKIKNNNILAISTDTLVEGTHFFKNITPKDLAYKTVAVNISDLAAMGAHPKWTTLSITLPKPNNMWLEEFSNSFFNTLKQYNIELIGGDTNRGHLSITLSIYGLIEEKNALLRSNANIGDLIYVTGNLGESAAGLFLLQKKIFIKNLKIRNYLIKKHLHPIPRIYEGIKLKKIANAAIDISDGLISDLNHILKNSQCGANININKLPISTILKENFKRKYYLNWALNIGEDYELCFTVSKKNVPKLDVVLKKFSINCTCIGYITPIEQGFNLFYNKRKILFKKKGFNHFS; via the coding sequence ATGAAATATACTGAATTTGAAATCATATCTAAATATTTTCAACGAAACCAAAAAAAAAATTTAAATGAAATAAAAAAAGGTATTGGAGATGATAGTGCTTTAATAAAAATAAAAAATAATAATATTCTTGCAATTAGTACAGATACATTAGTTGAAGGAACTCATTTTTTTAAAAATATTACCCCTAAAGATCTTGCCTATAAAACAGTAGCAGTAAATATTAGTGATCTAGCTGCAATGGGCGCTCATCCCAAATGGACAACATTGTCCATTACACTTCCTAAACCTAACAATATGTGGCTAGAAGAATTTAGTAACAGTTTTTTTAATACTTTAAAGCAGTATAACATTGAATTAATTGGTGGAGACACCAATCGTGGCCATTTAAGTATAACATTAAGCATTTATGGATTGATAGAAGAAAAAAATGCATTACTAAGAAGTAATGCTAACATAGGAGATTTGATTTACGTAACTGGAAATCTTGGTGAAAGCGCTGCAGGACTTTTTTTATTACAAAAAAAAATATTTATAAAAAATTTAAAAATACGCAATTATTTAATTAAAAAACATCTTCACCCTATTCCTAGAATTTATGAAGGAATAAAACTCAAAAAAATTGCTAATGCAGCAATCGATATATCAGATGGATTAATTTCTGATTTAAATCATATATTAAAAAATAGTCAATGTGGAGCAAACATTAATATTAATAAATTACCAATTTCTACAATTTTAAAAGAAAATTTTAAAAGAAAATATTACTTAAATTGGGCATTAAATATAGGGGAAGATTATGAGTTATGCTTTACAGTATCAAAAAAAAATGTTCCAAAATTAGATGTAGTGTTGAAAAAATTTTCAATAAATTGTACATGTATTGGGTACATTACACCCATTGAGCAAGGTTTCAATTTATTCTATAATAAAAGAAAAATCCTTTTTAAAAAAAAAGGATTCAATCATTTTAGTTAA
- the nusB gene encoding transcription antitermination factor NusB, with protein MKPSSRRKARACALQMLYSWEISHNNIKESAIHFLKERNQKNIDIVYFYELIIGITCDCKNIDNLMKPYLFRSLKELGQIEKAILRISFYELYKRSDIPYKVSINEGIELAKLFGSEDSHKFINGVLDKAAFKIKYNKKIL; from the coding sequence ATGAAACCATCTTCTCGACGAAAAGCTCGTGCATGTGCTTTACAAATGCTATATTCTTGGGAAATATCTCACAATAATATTAAAGAAAGTGCAATTCACTTTTTAAAAGAAAGAAACCAAAAAAATATTGATATTGTGTATTTTTATGAATTAATTATAGGTATTACATGTGATTGTAAAAATATAGATAATTTAATGAAACCTTACTTATTTAGATCATTAAAAGAACTAGGGCAAATTGAAAAAGCAATTCTTAGAATTTCATTCTATGAATTATATAAGAGAAGTGATATACCCTATAAAGTATCCATCAATGAAGGGATTGAATTAGCTAAATTATTTGGTTCTGAAGACAGTCATAAATTTATTAACGGTGTATTAGACAAAGCTGCGTTTAAAATAAAATATAATAAAAAAATATTATAA
- the dxs gene encoding 1-deoxy-D-xylulose-5-phosphate synthase, producing MNFNFKKYPILSLADSVEKLRLLSVEQLPQLCIELREYLLDVVTISEGHFASGLGVVEITVALHYIYDTPFDNLIWDVGHQAYPHKILTGRSECIKNIRKKNGLNPFPCREESEYDALSVGHSSTSISAGLGMSIGAEKEGKNRKTVCIIGDGAMTAGMAFEAMNHAGAAKSNLLVILNDNQMSISKNVGALNNHLKVLREIKYNKKNRKKNLFFKNKNIKDDFIASNSIFSNLGFIYLGPFDGHNIFSIINILKKIKDEKGAYLLHLVTKKGKGHLPSELDPIKWHSVSSCNSIVSKSLSYSAVFGSWLCEIAKFDKKLIAITPAMCEGSGMVEFSRLFPNQYFDVAIAEQHAVTFAAGLAISGYKPVVSIYSTFLQRAYDQLIHDVALQKLSVLFAIDRGGIVGSDGQTHQGIFDLAYLRCIPGIIIMTPSNENECRQMLYTGYMYNKGPSVVRYPKGNGIGVLLKPMNKIPLGKSLIKRFGKKIAILNFGVLLQNAFFAANNLNATLIDMRFVKPLDQCMILKLCSDHQFFVTLEEGVVSGGAGSAVNEFIMMKKIFLPVLNIGLPDIFIPQGNQKEIRHDYQLDEEGIYNQIFYWLQK from the coding sequence ATGAATTTTAATTTTAAAAAATATCCAATTTTATCCTTAGCTGATTCAGTAGAAAAATTACGACTTTTATCGGTTGAACAGTTACCTCAATTATGCATTGAATTACGTGAATATTTATTAGATGTTGTAACTATTTCTGAAGGACATTTTGCTTCTGGATTAGGCGTGGTAGAGATTACTGTAGCATTACACTATATTTATGATACACCATTTGATAATTTAATATGGGATGTAGGGCATCAAGCATATCCTCATAAAATATTGACTGGACGAAGTGAATGTATTAAAAATATTAGAAAAAAAAATGGATTAAATCCTTTTCCGTGTAGAGAAGAAAGTGAATATGATGCATTAAGTGTTGGTCATTCTTCTACTTCTATTAGTGCAGGTTTAGGAATGTCTATTGGAGCTGAAAAAGAAGGTAAAAATAGGAAAACTGTTTGTATTATTGGCGATGGTGCTATGACTGCAGGTATGGCTTTTGAAGCAATGAATCATGCCGGAGCAGCTAAATCTAATTTATTGGTTATATTAAATGATAATCAAATGTCTATTTCAAAAAATGTAGGTGCGCTAAATAATCATTTAAAAGTTTTAAGAGAAATAAAATACAATAAAAAAAATAGAAAAAAAAATCTTTTTTTTAAAAATAAAAATATTAAAGATGATTTTATTGCGTCTAATTCAATTTTTTCTAATTTAGGTTTTATATATTTAGGCCCATTTGATGGGCATAATATTTTTTCTATTATTAATATATTAAAAAAAATAAAAGATGAAAAAGGTGCTTATTTATTACATCTTGTAACAAAAAAAGGGAAAGGTCATCTTCCATCAGAATTAGATCCTATAAAATGGCATTCTGTATCTTCATGTAATTCAATTGTTTCAAAATCACTTAGTTATTCAGCTGTTTTTGGTTCTTGGCTCTGTGAAATTGCTAAATTTGATAAGAAATTAATAGCTATTACTCCTGCAATGTGTGAAGGTTCCGGTATGGTTGAATTTTCTCGTCTCTTTCCCAATCAATATTTTGATGTTGCTATTGCTGAACAACATGCTGTTACTTTTGCTGCTGGTCTTGCAATTAGTGGATATAAACCAGTTGTGTCTATTTATTCTACTTTTTTACAACGAGCGTATGATCAACTTATACATGATGTTGCATTGCAAAAATTATCTGTTTTATTTGCTATTGATAGAGGAGGGATTGTTGGAAGTGATGGACAGACTCATCAAGGAATATTTGATTTAGCTTATTTAAGGTGTATTCCTGGTATCATAATTATGACTCCTAGTAATGAAAATGAATGTCGACAAATGCTTTATACTGGTTATATGTATAATAAAGGTCCCAGTGTAGTCAGATATCCTAAAGGAAATGGTATAGGTGTGTTATTAAAACCAATGAATAAAATTCCCTTAGGAAAGTCGCTTATAAAAAGATTTGGAAAAAAAATAGCTATTTTAAATTTTGGTGTTTTATTACAAAATGCTTTTTTTGCTGCAAATAATTTAAATGCAACATTAATCGATATGCGTTTTGTTAAGCCTTTAGATCAATGTATGATATTAAAATTATGTTCTGATCATCAGTTTTTTGTTACTCTCGAAGAAGGTGTTGTTTCTGGTGGAGCCGGAAGTGCTGTGAATGAATTTATTATGATGAAAAAAATTTTTTTACCAGTTTTAAACATTGGATTACCAGACATATTTATTCCACAAGGAAATCAGAAAGAAATTAGACATGATTATCAATTAGATGAGGAGGGTATTTATAATCAAATATTTTATTGGTTGCAAAAGTAA
- the ispA gene encoding (2E,6E)-farnesyl diphosphate synthase encodes MDFLNQYNIYKNRINQKLSYTLNKLPFQESNLLQAMKYSIFSGGKRLRACLVYATGDIFKVNMITLDTISIAVECIHAYSLIHDDLPCMDNDNFRRGKISCHIKYNESISLLSGDALQSLAFYILSKNFMPGVCDSKRVKMISELSDSIGASGMCMGQILDLESEKKEINLCDLETINLYKTAFLIRSSVRLAYLSSNNTSKSVLSILDRFSNSIGLAFQIQDDILDFKKDTKKVQSHQKYNGKLKKNYLSILDLKKSKNKIKELYEQAFLMLDVLKKDFNINKLEKLTQFIIKRIE; translated from the coding sequence ATGGATTTTTTAAATCAATATAATATTTATAAAAATCGTATAAATCAAAAATTATCTTATACGTTAAATAAATTACCTTTTCAAGAATCTAATCTTTTACAGGCTATGAAATATAGTATATTTTCAGGTGGAAAAAGATTACGTGCATGTTTAGTATATGCAACTGGAGATATATTTAAAGTAAATATGATTACACTAGATACAATATCTATCGCAGTTGAGTGTATTCACGCGTATTCTTTAATTCATGACGATTTGCCATGCATGGATAATGATAATTTTAGAAGAGGAAAAATTTCTTGTCATATAAAATATAATGAAAGTATATCTTTACTATCAGGGGATGCTTTACAAAGTCTTGCATTTTATATTTTATCAAAAAATTTTATGCCAGGGGTATGTGATTCTAAGCGTGTTAAAATGATTTCTGAGTTATCTGATTCTATTGGTGCTTCTGGTATGTGTATGGGACAAATATTAGATTTAGAATCAGAAAAAAAAGAAATTAATTTATGTGATTTAGAAACTATTAATTTATATAAAACTGCATTTTTAATACGATCTTCCGTTCGTTTAGCATATTTATCTTCAAATAATACTTCTAAGTCTGTATTATCAATATTAGATCGTTTCTCAAATTCTATTGGGTTAGCATTTCAAATTCAAGATGATATATTAGATTTTAAAAAAGATACTAAAAAAGTACAAAGTCATCAAAAATATAATGGAAAATTAAAAAAAAATTATCTATCTATTTTAGATTTAAAAAAATCAAAAAACAAAATAAAAGAATTATATGAACAAGCATTTCTTATGTTAGATGTTTTAAAAAAAGATTTTAATATTAATAAATTAGAGAAATTAACACAATTTATAATTAAACGTATTGAATAA
- a CDS encoding MFS transporter has protein sequence MNFLELQVTLSFCIIFLLRMLGMFMILPILSKYGMLLDGGNKFLIGISIGIYGISQVIFQIPFGILSDKFSRKKIIILGLLIFFIGNIVSANVHSIWGLIVGRFLQGSGAISGVCMAFLSDLIREKNRVKAIALIGISFAFSFLISMIAGPLIVEYFNFFSIFWISSFFSIICMIIVFFIFPDRVNSVSRNNKNILNPQVLKFIFNKVFFRSYLGIFFLHFLLMMNFMIIPGQLELSGFPLNNHWKLYFITILISFLILFLFIFYCRFKYILENMIEICIILLLLSSIIFIEAKNNLLFVIIALQVFFISFNFLEIFLPSHLNKQKLYNFKGSIMSIYSTSQFLGISFGGIFSGWLFSFLRSSEMFLFEVFVIFLWLTFSFFCKR, from the coding sequence ATGAACTTTTTAGAATTACAAGTAACATTAAGTTTTTGCATAATATTTTTATTGCGTATGTTAGGTATGTTTATGATTCTTCCTATATTAAGTAAATATGGTATGCTTTTAGATGGTGGAAACAAATTTTTAATTGGTATATCAATAGGTATATATGGTATTTCTCAAGTAATATTTCAAATTCCATTCGGAATTTTATCTGATAAATTTAGTCGAAAAAAAATTATTATACTAGGTCTTTTGATATTTTTTATAGGTAATATTGTATCTGCTAATGTGCACTCTATTTGGGGTTTAATTGTTGGTAGATTTTTACAGGGTTCAGGAGCTATTTCTGGTGTATGTATGGCTTTTTTATCTGATTTAATTCGAGAAAAAAATCGTGTTAAAGCTATTGCTTTAATAGGTATAAGCTTTGCTTTTTCTTTTTTAATATCTATGATTGCTGGACCTTTAATTGTAGAATATTTTAATTTTTTTTCTATTTTTTGGATATCTTCTTTTTTTTCTATTATTTGTATGATAATTGTATTTTTTATTTTTCCTGATAGAGTTAATTCTGTTTCACGGAATAATAAAAATATTTTAAATCCACAAGTCTTAAAATTTATTTTTAATAAAGTGTTTTTTAGATCTTATCTTGGTATATTTTTTTTACATTTTTTATTAATGATGAATTTTATGATTATACCAGGTCAATTAGAACTATCTGGATTTCCTTTAAATAATCATTGGAAATTATATTTTATTACCATATTAATTTCTTTTTTAATTTTATTTTTATTTATATTTTACTGTAGATTTAAATATATTTTAGAAAATATGATTGAAATTTGTATTATTTTACTTTTACTTTCAAGTATTATTTTTATAGAGGCTAAAAATAATTTATTATTTGTAATCATTGCTTTACAAGTTTTTTTTATATCTTTTAATTTTCTTGAAATTTTTCTCCCCTCTCATTTAAATAAACAAAAATTATACAATTTTAAAGGTAGTATAATGAGTATTTATTCTACTAGTCAGTTTTTAGGTATATCATTTGGTGGTATTTTTAGTGGATGGTTATTTAGTTTTTTAAGAAGTTCAGAGATGTTTTTATTTGAAGTTTTTGTTATTTTTTTATGGTTAACATTTAGTTTTTTTTGCAAAAGATAA
- a CDS encoding TusE/DsrC/DsvC family sulfur relay protein codes for MNTKNKHLYTYNEIEKDKEGYLKKTKDWNIILAKEIAMKENINLNSDHWKVIIFVRKFYLQFNITPSMRLLIKSIKEELGESKSNSIYLFKLFPKGPAQQASKIAGIPKPVKCL; via the coding sequence ATGAATACTAAAAATAAACATTTATACACATATAATGAAATTGAAAAAGACAAAGAAGGATATTTAAAAAAAACAAAAGATTGGAATATAATTTTAGCAAAAGAAATTGCTATGAAAGAAAATATTAATTTAAATTCTGATCACTGGAAAGTAATCATCTTTGTAAGAAAATTTTATTTACAATTTAATATCACACCATCTATGAGATTGCTTATTAAAAGCATTAAAGAAGAGCTAGGAGAATCAAAAAGTAACAGCATTTATTTATTTAAACTTTTTCCTAAAGGACCAGCTCAACAAGCTAGTAAAATTGCAGGCATACCAAAACCTGTAAAATGTTTGTAA